GTTCACAGCTATGTCGGGTGATCCGTCTGCGTGCAGTTTTTATAACCCAGCGACTTTAGCACTCATTCCAGGCTACAGTTTTTCAGCCAGTGCGAGTCTTTACAATAAGTATGATACGTCTTTTTCTGATGCAGGGAATCTATCAGAATCAACGCTGAAACTTAATCGCGGATCATTTCAAGGTATTCCCGCCGCAGCAGGTTCAGCACTTGGGTTTAAGAAATTCTCAGTTGGATTATCAATTTTAACTCCCGAATATGACACATTCTCTGGTGACATCAGTCTAAACGCTCACCCCAATTCAAACACATTTATAAACTCAAAAGATCAAAGTCTTTGGGTGGGCGGAAATCTGGCTATTAATTTTACGGACAAGTTTTCAGCTGGAATGACTTTTTATTATACATCTCGGGATTATTTTAGATCTACAATCGACCAAACAGTGTCAGGCAATCACACAAAACTTTCTTTTGAAACCAAAGCCTTTACATCTAACAATGTGGTTTATGTTTTAGGCGGGCTTTATAAAATTACCCCACAATTTTGGATTGGCTCTAGTATGCGTTTGCCTTCAATTCAATTATCAGGAGATGGAAGTTATTATAAATCCATTCTAGATACCAGCGTAAGCGGAGTCCCGACAGTTTCAACTCGTAAAAACATTCCAAGCCAAACAACTATTCCCCATAAATTTTCGCTTGGGCTTTCATATTCAATACCTAAAAAATGGTCTATAGACGTAGATGCTTCTTTGTATGGAGCAAATACTTACCGAGATTTATTAGATCCTGTCGCTGGTGATCAAATTACTAACCAACAAGTTCTTAATTATGCCATCGGCGGGGAATATTATTTTGCTTCGTGGATCGCATTAAGAAGTGGGCTTTTTACAAACTTTTCAAGTCATCCCGATATCACCACAGGCCTTATTAGACAGGCTGATCATATTGATATGCTCGGTTTTTCAAGTAACCTTGCTATTTTTACTGGAAGCACATCTATTACTTTTGGCGGGTATTTCACTGGAGGCCACGGGCAATCAACTCAACAAGTAAATCAACAAATAATTGTCACACCCAAAGTTCAATATATTTATTCAATGCTTATTGCTTCTTCTTATGTATTTTGACTTCAGATTAATTTAAAAATTTTGCCACAGATATGAGCTTTGTTTTTTTAAAATAACTCGACACATACGGACACTTTGTTGTGAGTAAACACATCACAGGCTTTTTAATCACTTTTTGATAATCTGAAAACAGATAAAAATTCGCCTGACCTTTACTGATAATCAAATCAGAATGAAACAATGCATGATCAAGTTCAGGAGATTTTTCTTCCCACGAAATACCTAGTGTGTCAGGCCCCGCACAGATAATCATGTTGGCATATTTCTCCATATGCACGTAAGCCCCATCTTCAAGTGTTGCATCGCTGGTGATAGGGCCACCACGTAAAACACTGGTGACAAACCAACCACGTGTACGCATGTCGGCAATTAAAAGCCTATCAAATGCAATTTCTCCAACGTTATCATGAATAAAAAGTGCATGGGGCTGTGATTTTTTTAAACTAGATTTATATTTTTTAGGAACACTATTTAAAAAATTATAAAATTTCTTTGTGTCATTAATCACAAGCTCTTCTGCAACTTTATCGCGAACATGTTTTTCAATAATTTTTATAGGAACGTCATACCCAGTACCCACCGTTCTAAAATCAAGGTGATTACTAGCTATTACCCATTTTACAAGAGTCTCAAATTTAAAATGAGTGTCTTTTTTCTTTGAAAGTTCTTTTTGTAAAAGCCCTGAGAGTTTAAGACCTACGTCATTACAATTTTTTCTAAGCTGTTCAAAAGGCAAACGTTGTCCTGTGAGATGCTTAGCAATACGATGTACTTCGGTGATGAAAACACTAGGCAATGTGTTGAGATTGAAATTTTCAGAAAGATATTTCATACAGGCATTTATGACTTCAAGTTGTTTTTTCTCATCAACACCCATGAGGCGCACCGCACCTCCTATGTCGTCAACAATACATCCAGCGCAACCTTGTTCTGCTTTCACCCATGCTCCTTTGAGATAATAGATTCCCCCTAGACCATAGACTTGAATTCTTAATCCTGCCACGAAAAAATCCGATAAGTTATCAATGGCTGAGAATTATAAAAAATCTATTTTTGATAGTATCCATGGTTTTATCGGGATGACGCGCACCGAAGATCGGATTGTTGCGAGCCCCTACTTTCAACGACTACGCTGGATCAAACAACTCGGCTGGAGTCATTATATATTTCCAGGTGCAACACACACCCGCTTTGCCCATGCACTAGGTGCAATGCACATTATGGATAAAATTTTAAGAAGCATTGGCAAAGGTGTTGATGATGAAAAGCTTTATAATTTAAAAACGCGAGATTCAAAAACGATGTTTCATCGTAAAATGAGAATCGCAGCTATGCTTCATGATATTGGAACATTTCCATTTAGCCATTCAATCGAAGCCGGCTATATTAAATATAATCGCAAACAAATAGCACTTGGCAAAAAAATAACCCCAGCTAATCATGAAGAACTTGGTCGACATATTATCACTAACACCGATTTTGCATCAGGAATCACACACATTTTAAAAGCAGATGGCTTTGACCCTAATGAAATCGCACAAATTATTAATGGTCATTCAGATGATCCACTAGCGAATCAACTTATTCACTCGGATATTGATGCTGATCGAATGGATTATCTCTTAAGAGATTCTCATTATACGGGCGTAAAATATGGCGTGTTTGACGTTGATTACTTAATTGCAAACATGCGTGTGTGCAAACAAGGTAAAAACGAAGTTTTAGCTGTGAATGAAAGTGCATTGATGGCGGTGGAGTATTTTTTAATCTGTCGTTATTCGTGGTACACGCAGATTATTCATGAAGGCACTGCTTATCAATTTGATCTCCTTGCAGAACGCATTGCTGAATTTTTTATTGAAACGGGTCTAGCCTATTCTTTTGAAGAAATAAAAAACTTAGTGAGTAAAAATCCAAAAGCTTTTTTTGGTTTTAATGACAGTTATTTTACGTCAAAACTTCATGAAGCTCTTGAACACGGCGTAAAAGGTGCTCACAAAATTTCTGCCATGATTGAAGAATGGATAGAAATGCTTATGTTTCGCATTCCCATGCAACAAATTAAAGCTGACCCCTTTGAAGCATCACTTATAACAAGCCCAGTTGAGCGCAGTGATCGTATTGAAAAAATA
This genomic stretch from Oligoflexia bacterium harbors:
- a CDS encoding outer membrane protein transport protein, with the protein product MSLLRLAGILSGVLFGIQTFGDTGNYNSVLIGDRAAGMGGAFTAMSGDPSACSFYNPATLALIPGYSFSASASLYNKYDTSFSDAGNLSESTLKLNRGSFQGIPAAAGSALGFKKFSVGLSILTPEYDTFSGDISLNAHPNSNTFINSKDQSLWVGGNLAINFTDKFSAGMTFYYTSRDYFRSTIDQTVSGNHTKLSFETKAFTSNNVVYVLGGLYKITPQFWIGSSMRLPSIQLSGDGSYYKSILDTSVSGVPTVSTRKNIPSQTTIPHKFSLGLSYSIPKKWSIDVDASLYGANTYRDLLDPVAGDQITNQQVLNYAIGGEYYFASWIALRSGLFTNFSSHPDITTGLIRQADHIDMLGFSSNLAIFTGSTSITFGGYFTGGHGQSTQQVNQQIIVTPKVQYIYSMLIASSYVF
- a CDS encoding ARMT1-like domain-containing protein, with the translated sequence MAGLRIQVYGLGGIYYLKGAWVKAEQGCAGCIVDDIGGAVRLMGVDEKKQLEVINACMKYLSENFNLNTLPSVFITEVHRIAKHLTGQRLPFEQLRKNCNDVGLKLSGLLQKELSKKKDTHFKFETLVKWVIASNHLDFRTVGTGYDVPIKIIEKHVRDKVAEELVINDTKKFYNFLNSVPKKYKSSLKKSQPHALFIHDNVGEIAFDRLLIADMRTRGWFVTSVLRGGPITSDATLEDGAYVHMEKYANMIICAGPDTLGISWEEKSPELDHALFHSDLIISKGQANFYLFSDYQKVIKKPVMCLLTTKCPYVSSYFKKTKLISVAKFLN
- a CDS encoding HD domain-containing protein → MAENYKKSIFDSIHGFIGMTRTEDRIVASPYFQRLRWIKQLGWSHYIFPGATHTRFAHALGAMHIMDKILRSIGKGVDDEKLYNLKTRDSKTMFHRKMRIAAMLHDIGTFPFSHSIEAGYIKYNRKQIALGKKITPANHEELGRHIITNTDFASGITHILKADGFDPNEIAQIINGHSDDPLANQLIHSDIDADRMDYLLRDSHYTGVKYGVFDVDYLIANMRVCKQGKNEVLAVNESALMAVEYFLICRYSWYTQIIHEGTAYQFDLLAERIAEFFIETGLAYSFEEIKNLVSKNPKAFFGFNDSYFTSKLHEALEHGVKGAHKISAMIEEWIEMLMFRIPMQQIKADPFEASLITSPVERSDRIEKIHNAVEWLRTKLDKVPTAWVVEDIPTKDVIFTKNSDALKRSNKTRLDQQSSVKIVDREGNVKLLIDVSNSLIRILAGYQNFTPRVYVGKNTYKYLQSKGSLKELEKMFGPQLKTKKPA